GCCGATCCAGAGCGGGCTCGCCGCCGGGGCGGCGCAGGTCCGGGGCGGCGGAAACGCCTATTTCGACCATATCAACAAGCAAGGCGGGGTGAACGGCCGCAAGATCGAGTGGATCACCGAGAACGATTCCTACAACCCGCAAGAGGCGGTCTCGGTCGCCCGGTCGATGATCGACCGGACGGGGATCCTGGCCTTTGTCGGCACGCTTGGCACCGTGACCAATCTCGCGGTGCTTCCGCTGATCGAGCAAAAGAAGGTTCCGCTGATCGGGGCCATCGCCGGGCATCCGGACCTTCTGGAGCCGACATCGCCCTATGTCTTCGGCATCCTGCCGTCGGGCGACAAGGTGGGCGCGAAGATGGCGCGCTATGTGCGCGATGACCTGAACGCCCAGCGTATCGCGGTAGCCTATCAGAACGATCCCTTCGGCAAGAGCCCGCTGGAAGGGCTGACCGCCGAGCTTGGCGAGGACCAGATCGTTGCCGAAGTCTCCTTTGAGCCCGGCGATATCGATCTGACCGGACAAGTGACCGCCTTGCAGAATGCCGATCCCGATGTGGTGGTCCTGCTGGGTATCGCCAAACCGCTCGCGCTGCTTCTCAAGACCGCGGCGCAACGGGGCTGGTCGCCGAAATTCGTGGCGCATCCGCTGGCGACCGATCCGATCTTTGCCGAGCTGGGCGGCGACGCCATCGAGGGCACGGACGTGATCTACATGGTCTCCCTGCCCGATTCCGAGAAGGTCGCCTCGGTCAACGAGATCCTCAACGCCTATGATCCGGATTTGCGTCCGGGCTATTTCGCCTATCAGGGCGTCGCCGCGGCGATGGTGTTCGTGCAGGCGCTGGAACGTATCGAGGGCGAGATTACGACCGACGCCCTGCTCGCGTCGCTCGAGCAGACCCGGGATTTCGAAACCGGCATCTACGCGCCGATCTCCTACAGCAAGGACGATCACGCAGGCGCTGACCGCTTCGGGATCGCCACCTGGAAAAACGGGAAACTGGAAGTTCGGCAATCCTGGTGAGCCATTGCCATGGCAAGCTGATCGGAGACGCTCGTGGCTGACGCGTCCCCGATCAAATCGACCGGAAGACTGGCAACCCGCGCGCAGCCCTGCTGCTGTCGGGGCGCAGGAAGATGGACATAACCGCGTCAATCGGCACGAGGGGCGGATCCCGGCCATTCCCTGCAAACAGAAGCTACGAATCCGACCCGGCCGGCAGGCGCCATGCATTGCGAGCGATGGCCTCCACGGCGGTTGCCACCCGAAAGGTTTTTGCGTCATCGAAAGACCTTGCGATCACTTGGATGCCGACTGGCAGACCATCAGCTGTCACGCCGATCGGAACCGTAATGACC
This genomic interval from Roseovarius nanhaiticus contains the following:
- a CDS encoding ABC transporter substrate-binding protein, with amino-acid sequence MKIIRNTAAAMLVTALGIGAAPAEQKGVTDDTVTVGAFLPIQSGLAAGAAQVRGGGNAYFDHINKQGGVNGRKIEWITENDSYNPQEAVSVARSMIDRTGILAFVGTLGTVTNLAVLPLIEQKKVPLIGAIAGHPDLLEPTSPYVFGILPSGDKVGAKMARYVRDDLNAQRIAVAYQNDPFGKSPLEGLTAELGEDQIVAEVSFEPGDIDLTGQVTALQNADPDVVVLLGIAKPLALLLKTAAQRGWSPKFVAHPLATDPIFAELGGDAIEGTDVIYMVSLPDSEKVASVNEILNAYDPDLRPGYFAYQGVAAAMVFVQALERIEGEITTDALLASLEQTRDFETGIYAPISYSKDDHAGADRFGIATWKNGKLEVRQSW
- a CDS encoding amidase family protein; its protein translation is MNTDYDWVTTAHFNILGELPVITVPIGVTADGLPVGIQVIARSFDDAKTFRVATAVEAIARNAWRLPAGSDS